In Dysgonomonadaceae bacterium zrk40, one genomic interval encodes:
- a CDS encoding endonuclease/exonuclease/phosphatase family protein has protein sequence MKKTVLIFTAAMLLFLSACKVASDIPVSINVASFNIRMDTPNDSLDAWPNRKEMVKGLIAFHEFDLFGIQEGFHHQITDILELSDYAYVGSGRDDGLTAGEHSAIIFKKERFEVLDNGDFWFSETPDVPGKGWDATCCNRICSWASLRDKVSGSEFYLFNMHYDHEGEVARKNSSLLLLQKVREIAGDKPVICTGDFNATPDSEPIRIILQDGLLNDAYSTTQKPPYGTTGTFNSFNLNAKMQNRIDYVWTTRHFTVNKYGVLNDMQYGHFPSDHFPVMVNVTLN, from the coding sequence ATGAAAAAAACAGTACTAATTTTTACGGCGGCAATGCTGCTGTTCCTATCAGCCTGCAAAGTAGCATCTGATATCCCCGTTTCCATCAATGTGGCTTCCTTCAATATACGTATGGACACACCTAACGACAGTCTGGATGCATGGCCCAACAGAAAGGAGATGGTGAAAGGATTGATCGCCTTTCACGAGTTTGACCTGTTCGGTATTCAGGAAGGATTTCACCATCAGATTACTGACATCCTGGAACTGAGCGATTACGCCTACGTGGGTAGCGGTCGTGACGACGGATTAACGGCAGGCGAGCATTCTGCAATCATCTTTAAAAAAGAACGATTTGAGGTTTTGGACAACGGTGATTTCTGGTTCTCCGAGACACCCGATGTTCCGGGAAAGGGATGGGATGCAACTTGTTGTAACCGCATCTGTTCCTGGGCTTCTTTGAGGGATAAGGTCTCCGGCAGCGAGTTCTACCTGTTCAACATGCACTACGATCATGAGGGAGAGGTAGCACGTAAGAACTCATCGCTGTTGTTGCTGCAAAAAGTGCGGGAGATTGCTGGTGACAAACCGGTAATCTGTACGGGTGACTTTAATGCAACACCGGATAGCGAGCCTATCAGGATAATACTCCAGGATGGTCTACTGAATGATGCTTACAGCACTACCCAAAAACCTCCGTACGGTACTACCGGCACCTTCAACTCCTTCAACCTGAATGCCAAAATGCAGAACAGGATTGATTATGTATGGACAACCAGACATTTCACCGTGAACAAATACGGGGTGTTGAACGACATGCAATATGGACACTTCCCGTCCGATCACTTCCCGGTAATGGTGAATGTGACGTTGAACTGA
- a CDS encoding N-acetylglucosamine kinase, giving the protein MILIADGGSTKTSWVLLDQRGAPQPFETEGYHPFFVDSAQIRESLGRMLPAAIQEKAGDVTRIFFYSAGGGYSPESDDILIQGISAIFRKAAITIETDLLAAARALLGEEEGFAAILGTGANSCIYNGKEVVANIESLGFLLGDEGSGSYIGKKLIGDYIREVMPKSIRDAFYQTYHLGGNDLLNRVYEHPVANRYCASFARFAGDHLQEDTYYAQVVTGAFRDFFRNIVALYPNYQRYSFNCVGSIAYHFRELLEKVIIEQGMIPGVIDKDPMQGLIEYHRKDLKRLN; this is encoded by the coding sequence ATGATACTGATTGCCGACGGTGGATCAACAAAGACAAGCTGGGTGCTGCTCGATCAGCGTGGAGCACCACAGCCATTCGAGACCGAGGGATATCACCCCTTTTTCGTGGATAGCGCCCAGATCCGCGAATCACTTGGGAGAATGCTGCCCGCTGCGATACAAGAGAAGGCTGGCGATGTAACCCGTATCTTCTTTTACAGCGCCGGTGGCGGCTACTCCCCCGAGAGTGACGATATCCTGATACAGGGGATCTCCGCCATCTTTCGCAAGGCAGCCATCACCATCGAAACCGACCTGCTGGCGGCCGCCCGCGCCCTGCTGGGCGAGGAGGAGGGCTTCGCGGCCATCCTCGGTACGGGAGCCAACAGCTGCATATATAACGGAAAAGAGGTTGTCGCCAACATCGAGTCACTTGGTTTTCTGCTGGGAGATGAAGGCAGCGGCAGCTACATCGGCAAGAAATTGATCGGAGACTATATTAGGGAGGTGATGCCCAAAAGTATAAGGGATGCATTTTATCAGACCTATCACCTTGGTGGCAATGATCTGTTGAACAGGGTGTATGAACATCCCGTTGCCAATCGTTACTGTGCCTCTTTTGCCCGTTTCGCCGGGGACCACCTACAGGAAGATACCTATTACGCGCAGGTGGTAACAGGTGCCTTCCGCGATTTCTTCCGCAATATTGTTGCATTGTATCCCAACTACCAACGATACAGTTTTAACTGCGTCGGATCCATAGCATATCATTTTCGGGAGCTCCTGGAGAAGGTGATTATTGAACAGGGTATGATACCCGGGGTAATTGACAAGGATCCGATGCAAGGGCTGATTGAATATCACCGGAAAGATTTGAAAAGGTTGAATTGA